The genomic region TCGTCACCACCCGCTTTTTCATTCCCCCGTTTTCCGGGCATGCCGGCCGTCATTCACACGGCTGACAGGCCTTCGGCGTGCTGTCGATGCGTGGCGGCCGCAGAACGCGCCACCTTCCGACGGATCGCGCCGGCCGCCCGTCCCGCGCCCTGCTGTGCGGCCGGCCGGACACGGTTTCATAAGGAAACTCGCAACAACCTCCGCGTATTCTTGTAATCTTTTGGAATCATCCCCAGATGCCTCGTATGCTGACCCCTGTCGCCCAGGACGGTCCCGGGTACAGCGGTCAGCACACTTTTCGGGAAACCGATGAACGATAGCCATATTCCCAACCAGACCCTGCCACTGCTGCCCCTGCGCGACGTGGTGGTCTTCCCCCACATGGTGATCCCGCTCTTCGTGGGCCGCCAGCGTTCCATCAAGGCGCTGGAAGCGGCCATGGAAGCCGGCAAGAGCATCATGCTGGTTGCCCAGAAGAACGGCTCGAAGGACGACCCCACCGCCAGCGACATCTATGGCATTGGCTGCGTCTCCAACATCCTGCAGCTGCTGAAGCTGCCCGACGGTACCGTCAAGGTGCTGATCGAGGGCGTCAGCCGCGCACGCATCGCCAACGTCGACACCGAGGGCGAGTACTTCTCGTGCGAGCTGGACGACATCCATGACGAGGAGTCGGTCTCGCCCGAGGTCGAAGCCCTGCGGCGCACCATCCTGTCGCAGTTCGAGCACTACGTGAAGCTCAACAAGAAGGTGCCCTCCGAGATCCTGGCCTCGCTGTCCGGCATCGAGGATGCGGGTCGCCTGGCCGACACCATCGCCGCACACCTGCCCATCCGCATCGAGCAGAAGCAGGAAGTGCTGGAGACGCTGCCGGTGGGCGAGCGCCTGGAGAAGCTGCTGGCGCAGATCGAGAACGAACTCGACATCCTTCAGGTCGAGAAGCGCATCCGCGGGCGCGTCAAGCGCCAGATGGAAAAGAGCCAGCGCGAGTACTACCTGAACGAGCAGGTCAAGGCCATCCAGAAGGAACTGGGCGAGGGCGAGGACGGTGCCGACTTCGAGGACATCGAGAAGAAGATCAAGGCCGCCCGCATGCCCGAAGAGGCCCGCAAGAAGTGCGAGGGCGAGTTCCGCAAGCTGCGCCTGATGTCGCCCATGTCGGCCGAGGCCACCGTGGTGCGCAACTACATCGACACGCTGCTGGCCCTGCCGTGGAAGAAGAAGAGCAAGCTCAACAATGACCTGGCCCATGCCGAGAAGGTGCTCGATGAGGACCACTACGGGCTGGAGAAGGTCAAGGAGCGCATCCTGGAACACCTCGCGGTGCAGCAGCGCGTCGACAAGGTGAAGGCCCCGATCCTGTGCCTGGTCGGACCTCCGGGCGTGGGCAAGACCTCGCTGGGTCAGTCCATCGCGCGCGCCACCAACCGCAAGTTCGTGCGCATGGCCCTGGGCGGCGTGCGTGACGAGGCCGAGATCCGTGGCCACCGTCGCACCTACATCGGCTCGATGCCGGGCAAGATCCTGCAGAGCATCACCAAGGTCGGCGTACGCAATCCGCTCTTCCTGCTCGACGAAGTCGACAAGATGGGCCAGGACTTCCGTGGCGACCCGGCTTCGGCCCTGCTGGAGGTGCTCGACCCCGAGCAGAACGACACTTTTGCCGACCACTACGTCGAGGTCGACTACGACCTGTCGGACGTGATGTTCGTGGCCACGGCCAACTCCTTCAACATTCCCGCACCGCTGCTGGACCGGATGGAAGTCATCCGCCTGTCCGGCTATACCGAGGACGAGAAGGTCTCGATTGCCCAGCGCTACCTGCTGCCCAAGCAGATCAGGAACAACGGCCTCAAAGCCGGTGAACTGACGGTCAGCGAAGCGGTGCTGCGCGACATCCTGCGCTTCTACACGCGGGAGGCCGGCGTGCGTTCGCTGGAGCGCGAGCTGTCCAAGATCTGCCGCAAGGCCGTCAAGGCGCTGCTGCTGGACAAGTCGCTCAAGGGCATCACCGTCACGGCCGAGAACCTCGACACCTTCCTGGGCGTGCGCCGCTACACCTACGGCATTGCCGAGAAGAACAACCAGGTCGGGCAGGTCAATGGTCTGGCCTGGACGGAAGTGGGCGGCGAGCTGCTCACCATCGAGGCCATCGCCGTGCCGGGCAAGGGCAAGAACCTCACCACCGGCAAGCTGGGCGACGTGATGCAGGAGTCCATCAAGGCCGCGATGACCGTGGTGCGCCGCCGTGCGGCACAGCTGGGCATCAAGCCGGACTTCTACGAGAAGCAGGACATCCACGTCCACGTGCCCGAGGGCGCCACGCCGAAGGACGGGCCCAGCGCAGGCATCGCCATGACCACGGCACTGGTGTCGGTGCTGACCGGCATTCCGGTACGTGCCGACGTGGCCATGACCGGCGAGATCACGCTGCGCGGCGAGGTGCTGGCCATCGGCGGCCTGAAGGAGAAGCTGCTGGCCGCCCAGCGTGCGGGCATCAAGCTGGCCCTCATCCCCGAGGAAAACGTCAAGGATCTGGCCGAGATCCCCGACAACGTGAAGAACAGCCTCGAGATCGTGCCGGTGAAGTGGATCGACAAGGTGCTGGAACTGGCCCTGGTGCATCGTCCCCAGCCGCTGCCGGAAGAGGGCGAGGATCCCACGTCCGCTCCGGCCACGCCGCCAGCCGCCGCCAAGCCCAAGGACGGCATCGTGGCGCACTGACCCGGACAGGGCTTGAGCAGGGCAGGGCGGCACTCCAGCTGCCCTGTTGCCCCCTCCGCCATGAACGTCGCCAGCACGGCCTTCAGCTGCTGGCGACGTTTTTTTTGCGCCCCACTTGCAAAGCACACAAAAGTCGGTTTATCATCGCAGCTTCAGTGCACGGCACACTGGGTGCTTAGCTCAGTTGGTAGAGCGGCGCCCTTACAAGGCGTAGGTCGGGAGTTCGAGACTCTCAGCACCCACCACCTGTCAGGCACTGGACTGAAGTTTTCCTGCCGTTCAAGTGAAGTCTGCTTGGACAGTGGATCAGAAAACAGCAGGCAACTCAACGAGCTGCAGCTTTTTTTTGAACCACCGGTTGACAACCAAAAAAAGCAGGATATAATGATGACTTCAGCGGTTGATTGAAAGCTGTTGAGAGTAGGAGCGGTAGTTCAGTTGGTTAGAATACCGGCCTGTCACGCCGGGGGTCGCGGGTTCGAGCCCCGTCCGCTCCGCCAACTCTTGAAAGCTTCAGTAAGCTGAAACAACGAAACCACCCTTGAGGTGGTTTTTTTGTGCCCATCGTCAGCGCAAGGCTTCTGACAGCCTTCCTGAAGGGCCTCCCAGGCCGTCTGTTGGCCCACCTGCGGCACACGCAGTGCCAGTGCCAGTGCCAGTGCCAGTGCCAGTGCCAGTACCAGTGCTAGGGCTTGCGCCTGCAAGGGTCCTGCCGCGCACAGGCGCGCACCATAACCCTCGAAGAATCAACGATCTGGAGACCAACGCTGCCAAACCACCCCACGGCGGCTGTTGCGGGAATTACCACGTATTACAAACAATGATTATCATTGCCCCGTAGCGAATCACTCCACTTCCGATCAGAACCCGCTTTCCAGATGCTTGTTCCCTTTCTCATCATGTTGCGCGAGGGCATCGAAGCCGCCCTCATCGTCGGCATCGTCGCCAGTTACCTGAAACAGAGCGGTCGTGACGGCCTGATGCCCGCCGTCTGGGTGGGCGTGCTGCTGGCCAGTGCGCTGTCGCTGTTTGCGGG from Lautropia mirabilis harbors:
- the lon gene encoding endopeptidase La, producing MNDSHIPNQTLPLLPLRDVVVFPHMVIPLFVGRQRSIKALEAAMEAGKSIMLVAQKNGSKDDPTASDIYGIGCVSNILQLLKLPDGTVKVLIEGVSRARIANVDTEGEYFSCELDDIHDEESVSPEVEALRRTILSQFEHYVKLNKKVPSEILASLSGIEDAGRLADTIAAHLPIRIEQKQEVLETLPVGERLEKLLAQIENELDILQVEKRIRGRVKRQMEKSQREYYLNEQVKAIQKELGEGEDGADFEDIEKKIKAARMPEEARKKCEGEFRKLRLMSPMSAEATVVRNYIDTLLALPWKKKSKLNNDLAHAEKVLDEDHYGLEKVKERILEHLAVQQRVDKVKAPILCLVGPPGVGKTSLGQSIARATNRKFVRMALGGVRDEAEIRGHRRTYIGSMPGKILQSITKVGVRNPLFLLDEVDKMGQDFRGDPASALLEVLDPEQNDTFADHYVEVDYDLSDVMFVATANSFNIPAPLLDRMEVIRLSGYTEDEKVSIAQRYLLPKQIRNNGLKAGELTVSEAVLRDILRFYTREAGVRSLERELSKICRKAVKALLLDKSLKGITVTAENLDTFLGVRRYTYGIAEKNNQVGQVNGLAWTEVGGELLTIEAIAVPGKGKNLTTGKLGDVMQESIKAAMTVVRRRAAQLGIKPDFYEKQDIHVHVPEGATPKDGPSAGIAMTTALVSVLTGIPVRADVAMTGEITLRGEVLAIGGLKEKLLAAQRAGIKLALIPEENVKDLAEIPDNVKNSLEIVPVKWIDKVLELALVHRPQPLPEEGEDPTSAPATPPAAAKPKDGIVAH